The following are encoded in a window of Collinsella aerofaciens genomic DNA:
- the ftsE gene encoding cell division ATP-binding protein FtsE, whose amino-acid sequence MGNHFRTSGAGDDAPKTQAGVQGSRFATPDSEGQPVAQAPAQPADQAQPASDPFAYNPTSDVALSGTAGFEPVQAVTARVEQPQAGAATPQPTMAGIPDPLAPATPAPQPAQSGLFAAIPDPTQPAAPVVESDQAAEVASLDNALNNPDFTSVFAPIDPQASRKKMAKQAGVEPVILMEHVTKIYPAQPNKPALDDINIEIYPGEFVFLVGHSGSGKTTLLSTLNRDVKPTSGRILVAGQDLMKIKNRKVPFLRRQIGAVFQDFKLLPQKTAYENVAFALQCIGKPKGVIRSQVPEVLRLVGLADQMDSLPDQLSGGEQQRVAVARAMVNRPPLLICDEPTGNLDPAISLGIMKLLERINRTGTTVIVATHDREMVDSMHRRVIALEGGHVIRDQERGGYGNYGTN is encoded by the coding sequence GTGGGTAACCACTTCCGTACCTCCGGTGCGGGCGATGATGCCCCCAAGACGCAGGCAGGCGTCCAGGGCAGTCGTTTCGCCACTCCGGATTCAGAGGGCCAGCCTGTTGCTCAGGCCCCCGCTCAGCCGGCAGATCAGGCACAGCCGGCATCCGATCCCTTTGCCTACAATCCAACCAGCGATGTCGCGCTTTCCGGCACGGCGGGTTTTGAGCCCGTTCAGGCCGTGACCGCTCGCGTGGAGCAGCCTCAGGCTGGTGCCGCCACGCCGCAGCCTACCATGGCCGGCATTCCCGACCCCTTGGCCCCTGCGACGCCGGCTCCTCAGCCTGCGCAGTCCGGTCTCTTTGCCGCTATTCCCGACCCCACGCAGCCTGCTGCCCCGGTGGTCGAGAGCGATCAGGCAGCCGAGGTCGCAAGCCTCGATAACGCGCTCAACAACCCCGATTTTACGTCGGTGTTTGCGCCCATCGATCCGCAGGCCAGCCGCAAGAAGATGGCCAAGCAGGCCGGTGTCGAGCCCGTCATCCTTATGGAGCATGTCACCAAGATCTATCCGGCACAGCCTAACAAGCCTGCACTCGACGACATCAACATCGAGATCTATCCGGGCGAGTTCGTCTTCCTGGTCGGTCACTCCGGCTCGGGTAAGACCACGCTGCTGTCGACGCTCAACCGCGACGTCAAGCCGACGAGCGGCCGCATCCTGGTTGCCGGTCAGGACCTCATGAAGATCAAGAACCGTAAGGTTCCGTTCCTGCGCCGCCAGATTGGCGCCGTGTTCCAGGACTTTAAGCTTCTGCCGCAAAAGACCGCCTACGAAAACGTGGCGTTTGCCCTGCAGTGCATCGGCAAGCCCAAGGGCGTCATTCGCAGCCAGGTGCCCGAGGTGCTGCGTCTGGTCGGTCTGGCCGATCAGATGGACTCGCTGCCCGACCAGCTTTCCGGTGGCGAGCAGCAGCGCGTTGCCGTCGCCCGTGCTATGGTCAACCGTCCGCCGCTGCTGATCTGCGACGAGCCCACGGGCAACCTCGACCCGGCGATCTCGCTGGGCATCATGAAGCTGCTTGAGCGTATTAACCGCACCGGCACCACCGTGATCGTCGCCACGCACGACCGCGAGATGGTCGATAGCATGCACCGTCGCGTGATCGCCCTCGAGGGCGGCCACGTCATCCGCGACCAGGAGAGGGGAGGTTACGGCAACTATGGCAC
- a CDS encoding IS30 family transposase, producing the protein MSRPKPSGRSYGRLTRHERNTVERMLDRNRSAREIAAELGRSPSTVTREVAAHRYVTAPRSRYGEPAPADLSGACPRLSAWPRCCNGCSHRRGYGCSRRPRVFYSARRAQEAADAELSASRSGIDETEEGAAAKLAAIRDGLARGLSPQQIAATTPGLSASTVYRWVDAGYDGMTNMELRRKVGYRPRSRRAPKRATSHSARRSHASFLALGEDACAAAWEMDTVEGPRGDSARLLTLLHRPSRFQLALPLPDGTCASVLAALSSLRGVLGEDGARRAFGAVLTDNGSEFADEGAIAALFGERDGETRLFYCDPRQSQQKGACEKNHVEIRKLLPKGAGARFDRLTAADCALLMSQVNSEPRGALGFLTPARVLRAALGEDASALMDAFGIEELAPGELDLTPGCIDRARAARGEGPLAG; encoded by the coding sequence ATGTCCAGACCCAAGCCGTCCGGAAGGTCGTACGGGAGGCTCACGAGGCACGAGAGGAACACGGTCGAGAGGATGCTCGACCGCAACCGCAGCGCCCGCGAGATCGCCGCGGAGCTCGGCAGGTCGCCGTCGACCGTGACCAGGGAGGTGGCGGCGCACCGCTACGTCACCGCGCCGCGCTCGCGCTACGGCGAGCCCGCGCCCGCGGACCTGTCGGGGGCCTGCCCCAGGCTCTCCGCGTGGCCGAGGTGCTGCAACGGCTGCTCGCACAGGAGGGGCTACGGCTGCTCGAGGAGGCCCAGGGTGTTCTACAGCGCCAGGAGGGCGCAGGAGGCGGCCGACGCCGAGCTCTCGGCGAGCAGGTCCGGGATCGACGAGACCGAGGAGGGCGCCGCCGCCAAGCTAGCGGCCATCAGGGACGGGCTCGCGCGCGGGCTCTCCCCGCAGCAGATAGCGGCGACGACCCCCGGGCTCAGCGCCTCCACCGTCTACAGGTGGGTGGACGCCGGCTACGACGGCATGACGAACATGGAGCTCAGGCGCAAGGTCGGCTACAGGCCGAGGTCGCGCCGGGCCCCGAAGAGGGCGACGTCCCACTCGGCGCGCAGGTCGCACGCGTCGTTCCTCGCGCTCGGCGAGGACGCCTGCGCCGCGGCCTGGGAGATGGACACCGTCGAGGGCCCCAGGGGCGACTCCGCCAGGCTCCTCACGCTCCTGCACCGCCCGAGCCGCTTCCAGCTGGCCCTGCCGCTGCCGGACGGCACGTGCGCCTCGGTCCTGGCGGCGCTCTCCTCCCTGCGCGGGGTCCTCGGCGAGGACGGCGCGAGGCGCGCCTTCGGCGCCGTGCTCACCGACAACGGGAGCGAGTTCGCCGACGAGGGCGCCATCGCGGCGCTGTTCGGCGAGCGGGACGGCGAGACCAGGCTCTTCTACTGCGACCCCCGGCAGAGCCAGCAGAAGGGCGCGTGCGAGAAGAACCACGTGGAGATCAGGAAGCTGCTGCCCAAGGGCGCAGGGGCCAGGTTCGACCGGCTGACGGCGGCGGACTGCGCGCTGCTCATGTCGCAGGTGAACTCCGAGCCGAGGGGGGCGCTCGGGTTCCTGACGCCGGCGCGCGTGCTGCGGGCGGCCCTCGGGGAGGACGCCTCCGCCCTCATGGACGCGTTCGGGATAGAGGAGCTGGCGCCCGGCGAGCTCGACCTCACGCCCGGCTGCATCGACAGGGCCAGGGCCGCGAGGGGCGAGGGGCCGCTGGCGGGATAG
- a CDS encoding transketolase family protein — protein sequence MADVKKIATRVSYGEALVELANEHDDFVVLDADLAAATQTGKFKAACPDRFFDVGIAESNLMGVAAGIATTGRVAFASTFAMFAAGRAFEQVRNSIGYPHLNVKIGATHAGISVGEDGATHQCCEDIALMRVIPGMTVIVPADDVEARAVTRAAYECDGPVYMRFARLASPVINDPETYNFELGKGIVMREGADVTIIACGLMVGEALEAAEQLAAEGIDAEVINMHTIKPIDADLIVKSATKTGHVVTVEEHSVIGGLGSAVADVLCEQCPTPLKKIGVNDTFGESGPGAELLHKYGLDAANIVATTKEFLA from the coding sequence ATGGCAGACGTCAAAAAAATCGCCACGCGCGTAAGCTACGGCGAGGCCCTCGTCGAGCTCGCCAACGAGCACGATGACTTTGTGGTCCTCGACGCCGACCTGGCCGCCGCCACGCAGACCGGCAAGTTCAAGGCCGCCTGCCCCGATCGTTTCTTCGATGTGGGCATTGCCGAGAGCAACCTGATGGGCGTCGCCGCCGGTATCGCGACCACCGGCCGCGTTGCCTTCGCGAGCACCTTTGCCATGTTTGCCGCCGGCCGCGCCTTTGAGCAGGTCCGTAACTCCATCGGCTACCCGCATCTCAACGTTAAGATCGGTGCCACGCATGCCGGTATCTCGGTGGGCGAGGATGGCGCCACGCACCAGTGCTGCGAGGATATTGCCCTCATGCGCGTCATCCCCGGCATGACTGTGATCGTTCCTGCCGACGACGTCGAGGCCCGCGCCGTAACGCGCGCCGCCTACGAGTGCGACGGTCCGGTGTACATGCGCTTCGCTCGTTTGGCCTCGCCGGTTATCAACGACCCCGAGACCTACAACTTCGAGTTGGGTAAGGGCATTGTCATGCGCGAGGGCGCCGACGTCACCATCATCGCCTGCGGCCTGATGGTCGGCGAGGCTCTCGAGGCCGCCGAGCAGCTCGCTGCCGAGGGCATCGACGCCGAGGTCATCAACATGCACACCATCAAGCCCATCGATGCCGACCTGATCGTCAAGAGCGCCACCAAGACCGGCCACGTCGTGACCGTCGAGGAGCATTCTGTAATCGGTGGCCTGGGCAGCGCCGTTGCCGACGTCCTGTGCGAGCAGTGCCCGACGCCCCTCAAGAAGATCGGCGTCAACGACACCTTTGGCGAGTCCGGCCCGGGTGCCGAGCTCTTGCACAAGTATGGCCTGGACGCCGCCAACATCGTGGCGACCACCAAGGAGTTCTTGGCATAA
- a CDS encoding transketolase produces the protein MSDEELKKVANEVRKGIVTGVHAAKSGHPGGSLGAADIMTYLYFEEMNVDPADPRKADRDRFVLSKGHCAPGLYAVLAERGFFPKEDLETLRHIGSHLQGHPNMNDTPGVDMSTGSLGQGISAAVGMAVAAKHWGDTYRTYALLGDGESEEGQVWEAAMFAGNHQLDNLCVIVDHNGLQIDGPVEEVNDPMPLADKFRAFKFHVVELADGNDFDQIRAAFAEARATKGQPTAIIAETMKGKGVSFMENQVGWHGKAPNDEQFEQAMAELTAAGEEL, from the coding sequence ATGAGCGACGAAGAGCTCAAAAAGGTTGCCAACGAGGTAAGGAAGGGCATCGTCACCGGCGTGCACGCTGCCAAGTCCGGCCATCCGGGCGGTTCGCTCGGCGCTGCCGACATCATGACCTATCTGTACTTTGAGGAAATGAACGTCGACCCGGCCGATCCCCGCAAGGCCGATCGCGACCGTTTTGTGCTCTCCAAGGGCCATTGCGCTCCGGGCCTGTACGCCGTGCTCGCCGAGCGTGGGTTCTTCCCCAAGGAGGATCTCGAGACGCTGCGCCATATCGGCAGCCACCTGCAAGGTCATCCCAACATGAACGACACCCCGGGCGTCGATATGTCCACCGGCTCGCTCGGCCAGGGCATCTCCGCCGCCGTGGGCATGGCGGTTGCCGCCAAGCACTGGGGCGATACTTACCGCACGTACGCCCTGCTGGGTGATGGCGAGAGCGAGGAGGGCCAGGTCTGGGAGGCAGCCATGTTTGCCGGCAACCATCAGCTCGATAACCTCTGCGTGATCGTCGACCACAACGGCCTGCAGATCGACGGCCCCGTCGAGGAGGTCAACGACCCCATGCCGCTCGCCGACAAGTTCCGCGCCTTTAAGTTCCACGTGGTGGAGCTTGCCGACGGCAACGATTTCGATCAGATCCGCGCCGCCTTTGCCGAGGCCCGCGCCACCAAGGGTCAGCCGACCGCCATCATCGCCGAGACCATGAAGGGCAAGGGCGTTTCCTTTATGGAGAACCAGGTTGGTTGGCACGGCAAGGCCCCCAACGATGAACAGTTTGAGCAGGCCATGGCAGAGCTCACGGCCGCCGGAGAGGAGCTCTAG
- a CDS encoding YitT family protein: MAYRLDIKRILSMNFFHDLPQIMLGCALAAIATDLFLIPNGLAAGGVTGLATIIQAVGAARGLSLPVGIQTIVMNALLLLVVMREGGMFYVVQTATGFVLLGFFTDLFAPFVAPLADADLMLPAMWGGIITGIGYGMVLRAGANTGGSDTIGQIISRNTSLPVGSTVMAIDVAVCALSAPVFSIENALYAGLSMVISGYVIDAVVDGGNKRRMVLIISDKFPDIAADIMYGLGRGCTKFKATGMYSGAEKPVIMVIVSRRELNTLKTIVRERDPHAIVTVADVTEAFGEGFKDISA; the protein is encoded by the coding sequence ATGGCATATCGTCTGGACATCAAGCGCATTCTTTCGATGAACTTCTTTCACGACCTGCCCCAGATCATGTTGGGGTGTGCCTTGGCCGCCATCGCGACCGACTTGTTTTTGATTCCCAACGGTCTTGCCGCCGGTGGCGTTACGGGCCTTGCCACCATTATCCAGGCGGTCGGCGCGGCGCGCGGCCTATCGCTTCCCGTTGGTATTCAGACGATCGTGATGAACGCCTTGCTGTTGTTGGTCGTTATGCGCGAGGGCGGCATGTTCTACGTGGTGCAGACCGCGACGGGCTTTGTGCTGCTGGGCTTCTTTACCGATCTGTTCGCCCCGTTTGTAGCACCTCTGGCGGATGCGGACCTGATGCTCCCTGCCATGTGGGGCGGCATTATTACGGGCATCGGTTACGGCATGGTGTTGCGCGCCGGCGCCAACACCGGCGGTTCGGACACGATTGGCCAAATCATCTCGCGTAACACCTCGCTGCCGGTGGGCTCGACCGTCATGGCGATCGATGTTGCCGTATGCGCGCTATCGGCTCCGGTCTTTTCAATCGAAAACGCACTGTATGCAGGCCTTTCGATGGTCATTAGCGGCTACGTGATCGATGCCGTGGTCGATGGTGGCAACAAACGCCGTATGGTACTCATCATCTCGGACAAGTTCCCTGATATCGCTGCCGATATCATGTATGGCCTGGGTCGTGGTTGTACCAAGTTTAAGGCGACTGGCATGTATTCGGGTGCCGAGAAGCCAGTGATTATGGTCATCGTGAGCCGTCGAGAGCTCAATACCCTCAAGACGATCGTGCGCGAGCGCGATCCTCATGCCATCGTGACGGTTGCCGACGTTACGGAAGCCTTCGGCGAGGGATTCAAGGACATTAGCGCGTAG
- the prfB gene encoding peptide chain release factor 2 has protein sequence MAEALEVTPAELDAFADRLGEVESYLHLDEKRTRVTELEAKSVAPGFWDDADAARATMEEIARTKEDIAAVDTARGELSDARAALELAEEMGDDPDAAALREEAAATAERLARAIDELELSSWFTGEFDHGDAIVTIKPGQGGLEAQDWTFMLFKMYMKYCQRRGWKVTINDCPAAEVIGIDRATFTVEGKDAFGMLRAEAGVHRLVRISPTDDKKRRQTTFAGVEVIPVLPDDIDIEISPDDIRVDVYHASGPGGQGVNTTDSAVRVTHFPSGIVVTCQNERSQIQNKAACMQILKARLYEIELEKRAEALDEIRGPKTTIGFGNQIRSYVLYPYQMVKDLRTGVETSNVEAVLDDGDLDPFVIGYHRWATGNADAETPSA, from the coding sequence ATGGCTGAGGCTTTAGAGGTAACGCCCGCCGAGCTGGACGCGTTCGCGGACCGGCTCGGCGAGGTCGAGTCGTATCTCCATTTGGACGAAAAGCGCACGCGCGTGACCGAGCTCGAGGCCAAAAGTGTTGCCCCTGGCTTTTGGGATGACGCCGACGCCGCCCGTGCCACCATGGAGGAGATCGCGCGTACCAAGGAAGATATCGCTGCCGTGGACACCGCGCGCGGCGAGCTTTCCGATGCCCGCGCCGCGCTGGAGCTTGCCGAGGAGATGGGGGATGACCCCGACGCCGCCGCCCTTCGCGAGGAGGCTGCAGCCACGGCTGAGCGCCTGGCCCGTGCCATCGATGAGCTTGAGCTTTCGAGCTGGTTTACCGGTGAGTTCGATCACGGCGATGCCATTGTGACCATCAAGCCCGGACAGGGTGGTCTGGAGGCCCAGGACTGGACCTTCATGCTCTTTAAGATGTACATGAAGTACTGCCAGCGTCGCGGCTGGAAGGTCACCATCAACGACTGTCCCGCGGCCGAGGTCATCGGCATTGACCGTGCGACCTTTACCGTCGAGGGCAAGGACGCATTTGGCATGCTGCGCGCCGAGGCCGGCGTCCACCGCTTGGTTCGCATTAGCCCCACCGACGACAAGAAGCGCCGCCAGACCACGTTTGCCGGCGTCGAGGTCATCCCCGTGCTACCCGATGATATCGACATCGAGATCAGTCCCGATGACATCCGCGTGGACGTGTACCACGCGAGCGGCCCGGGCGGTCAGGGCGTCAACACCACCGACTCCGCCGTGCGCGTGACGCATTTTCCCAGCGGCATTGTGGTCACCTGCCAAAACGAGCGCAGCCAGATTCAGAACAAGGCCGCGTGCATGCAGATCCTCAAGGCTCGCCTGTACGAGATTGAGCTCGAGAAGCGCGCCGAGGCGCTCGATGAGATCCGCGGACCCAAGACCACGATTGGTTTTGGCAACCAGATTCGCAGCTACGTGCTCTACCCGTACCAGATGGTCAAGGACTTACGCACGGGCGTGGAGACCAGCAATGTCGAGGCCGTCCTTGACGATGGCGACCTGGACCCGTTTGTTATTGGCTACCATCGCTGGGCTACCGGCAACGCTGACGCGGAGACCCCGTCTGCTTAA